Proteins encoded together in one Flavobacteriales bacterium window:
- the cas1 gene encoding type II CRISPR-associated endonuclease Cas1 — translation MIKKTLYFGNPAYLGLRQAQLAIRQPEALDPKREKERTIPVEDIGVVVLDHQQITITHGALCALSEANVAVITCGQDHMPLSLQLNLHGHHVQQEIFRHQLDSSLPLRKNLWMQVIQAKIRNQAAVLRQQGTPAEGLLALAREVRSGDPDNNEAQAAAVYWKRIFPEGLDFFRHREGKPPNNLLNYGYAILRAVVGRSLVASGLLPTLGIHHHNRYNAYCLADDMMEPYRPSVDALVAALVREGGRDLSVLSTDLKGHLLKVPTLDVMMDGERSPLMVAVQRTTASLARCFQEQEKRLMLPTLPDAGP, via the coding sequence ATGATCAAGAAAACGCTCTACTTCGGCAACCCGGCCTACCTCGGTTTGCGGCAGGCGCAACTCGCCATCCGACAGCCGGAAGCGCTGGACCCGAAGCGGGAGAAGGAGCGCACCATTCCCGTTGAGGACATCGGCGTGGTGGTGCTGGACCACCAGCAGATCACCATCACCCACGGTGCGCTGTGCGCCCTGAGCGAAGCCAACGTGGCCGTGATCACCTGCGGGCAGGACCACATGCCGTTGAGCCTGCAACTGAACCTGCACGGCCACCATGTGCAACAGGAGATATTCAGGCACCAGTTGGATAGCAGCCTACCCTTGCGCAAGAACTTATGGATGCAGGTGATCCAGGCCAAGATCCGCAACCAGGCCGCCGTACTGCGGCAGCAAGGAACCCCGGCCGAAGGCCTATTGGCCCTTGCACGCGAGGTGCGCAGCGGCGACCCGGACAATAATGAAGCACAGGCCGCAGCCGTGTACTGGAAGCGGATATTTCCTGAAGGCCTCGACTTCTTCCGCCACCGCGAAGGCAAGCCACCGAACAACCTGCTCAACTACGGCTATGCGATCCTGCGCGCGGTGGTCGGACGAAGCTTGGTCGCCAGCGGGCTGCTACCGACATTGGGGATCCACCATCACAACCGCTACAACGCATATTGCCTTGCTGATGATATGATGGAACCCTACCGCCCGTCCGTGGACGCGCTTGTAGCAGCATTGGTACGTGAAGGCGGCCGCGACCTGAGTGTCCTGTCCACGGATCTTAAAGGTCATCTACTTAAGGTGCCCACATTGGATGTGATGATGGACGGCGAAAGAAGCCCCTTGATGGTGGCCGTGCAACGCACCACCGCCAGCCTGGCACGTTGTTTCCAGGAGCAGGAGAAGCGCCTTATGCTACCCACACTGCCCGATGCGGGCCCATGA
- the cas2 gene encoding CRISPR-associated endonuclease Cas2, whose amino-acid sequence MRAHERLNAYRIMWVFVFFDLPTETKKDRKNYARFRKNIQADGFTMMQYSIYTRHCNSRENAEVHMRRVKNLLPPAGEVIVFTLTDKQFGMMEFFRGRRLADRPDTPQQLELF is encoded by the coding sequence ATGCGGGCCCATGAACGCCTAAACGCCTACCGCATCATGTGGGTCTTCGTCTTCTTCGATCTCCCCACCGAAACGAAGAAGGACCGGAAGAACTACGCTCGCTTCCGCAAGAACATTCAAGCGGACGGCTTCACCATGATGCAGTACAGCATCTATACCCGGCACTGCAACAGCCGAGAGAATGCCGAGGTGCATATGCGGCGGGTGAAGAACCTATTGCCACCAGCCGGGGAGGTCATCGTCTTCACCCTAACGGATAAGCAGTTCGGCATGATGGAGTTCTTCAGGGGCCGCAGATTGGCCGACCGACCAGACACGCCGCAGCAACTTGAACTCTTCTAG